Part of the Brachyhypopomus gauderio isolate BG-103 chromosome 17, BGAUD_0.2, whole genome shotgun sequence genome, AGAGTAAACGCGCGTAAAACATTTTGCATCTCATTCAACATATGGACATGTACACAGTAATATTCTATTGTATGCTATATTTTTAAATTTGCCAATCTCTCCTGTCCTTGTCATACATATGCGTGTACCCTGAATAGCTTAGAAGATTTCTAAAActttattcaatattgaaatGCATATACGAAGGACATCAAGAAAAGACGTGCCACATGGAGTGTTgcaggcagggttgccaggtcctacaaaaatatcccgcacaaagtcagtgtaaaacccgccatTCAGAaccctaaactagcccaaagtatatgactgcagggttgccaacttatcaatgtaaaatggagacaaattaagtattctatcgcgatcgattcttagtgttgacttataactcccgcggtagcccaactcaaaagtagcccaaaaaaccgcaccccgcgaccccagaatttttacccgcggctggattttcaaacaagcccaatttggcgtgaaaaccgcgaacctggcaactctggttGCAGGGGAAAGAGATGGAGGCTGGCTTTGGATGTCGACCGCTTCGGGTTGGTTATTCGTCATGCCTTCTTTAAGCCAATAGGAGAGCAGCTTATTTAGCTTATATCTCCAGCGCACTTAGCGCAGGCGTGATTATTTCATCTTTGCTTACACGACGCTGTGGTTGACATTATGAGTGGCAGAGGCAAGACCGGTGGTAAGGCTAGGGCCAAGGCCAAGACTCGTTCGTCTCGCGCCGGACTGCAGTTTCCTGTGGGCCGTGTACACAGGCTTTTGCGCAAGGGTAACTACGCCGAGCGCGTCGGTGCCGGTGCTCCCGTCTACTTGGCTGCCGTGTTGGAGTATCTAACTGCTGAGATTCTCGAGTTGGCAGGCAACGCCGCCCGCGACAACAAGAAGACTCGTATCATTCCTCGTCACCTGCAGCTCGCCGTGCGTAACGACGAGGAGTTGAACAAGCTGTTGGGAGGAGTGACCATCGCTCAGGGTGGCGTGCTGCCCAACATTCAGGCTGTTTTGCTGCCCAAAAAGACCGAGAAGACCGTTAAATCCAAGTAAATTTCCCTTCTGTTTTCAGAATCcaacggctcttttaagagccacacACATCGACTTatgaagtgcaacttttcattcATGCAGATTTTAGTCTGCGCTCTTGTGTCATTATTTGATGCTGCTGTTTCACGTCTAAGCATTCGCACACTTCGTTTAAATGCGCACAATCACTCAGTAATGTTGCATATGCACACATGAAATTATACGTGTGCATAAAGACAGACATGATGTTGCTCCTATGAACAGAATATAGGACAGTAAGCATAAGCTGCTGGCAACTAATGAAAGCCAGCAGTGTTTGCAGGTGAGAAATGTAGGATTATATGGTACCAGAGACATAAAATAACAGTGTTATACCTGCAGAGTCTGTTTTTAAGCAGATTGTATGCGAATTAAAGAGACTGATTACGGTGCATTATGGGCAGAAAAATTCAAACAAAGTCTTGCCGTGAACCCGCCTGAAAAGTAGGCGTTTTTTTAATGTGCGCGCTCTAGAGTACGGGCCAATTGTCGAGCGGTGACGCACACTTGATTGTCCAATGGATGGTCTTCGTGTTGAAGACGCCCAATGAGCGCTGGTCGTCGTTAGGGCTTAAAAAGGATGTCGCCTTACTAGGTTCCTATTCTCGTTTCTTTTTGTTGGTGAACAGTCGATTTTTGTCACTATGGCACGAACCAAGCAGACCGCCCGTAAATCCACCGGTGGCAAAGCCCCGAGGAAGCAGCTCGCCACTAAGGCTGCTCGCAAGAGCGCGCCGGCCACTGGCGGCGTGAAGAAGCCTCATCGTTACAGGCCCGGTACTGTCGCTCTGAGGGAGATTCGTCGTTATCAGAAATCTACTGAGCTGCTGATCCGTAAGCTGCCTTTCCAGCGCCTGGTGAGAGAAATCGCTCAAGACTTCAAGACCGATCTCCGCTTCCAGAGCTCTGCTGTCATGGCCTTGCAGGAGGCTAGTGAGGCATACCTGGTTGGTCTGTTCGAGGACACTAACTTGTGCGCCATCCACGCCAAGAGAGTCACCATCATGCCCAAAGACATCCAGCTGGCCCGTCGGATTCGCGGAGAGCGTGCTTAAACTGAGCGCTCGGAGTAAAAGCCCCAAAAACAcaaaggctcttttaagagccacctaATTGTTTCACTGCAAAATGAGCAAGTTCACTCAGCAGAGGAATGGTTCTCTGGTGCTAAATAAGACTTAAACCATGAAATTGCTGTTTTCACATCTATCTAGTAAAATGTGATATCTGCTGTGAGATGCTGCACTGAGATCAAGCAATAAAAACACAAGTGTGTAGGCAACAAATCTGGTAAGCAGGATGAGATGAGCCCTTCAATTTAAAATGTGTCCTTGGTGTCATTTCCAACATACAGTAGATTCACCATAGACACCAGTGATCGAGTCCTGATACGCAACAAAATTCACAAGAAGCAACTGTACAGGGTAGCCTTGGTTCAATATGATCTATATATTGCACAATACATAATTATTCATCTTTGTAAAACAA contains:
- the LOC143480606 gene encoding histone H2A-like; translated protein: MSGRGKTGGKARAKAKTRSSRAGLQFPVGRVHRLLRKGNYAERVGAGAPVYLAAVLEYLTAEILELAGNAARDNKKTRIIPRHLQLAVRNDEELNKLLGGVTIAQGGVLPNIQAVLLPKKTEKTVKSK
- the LOC143480603 gene encoding histone H3, producing the protein MARTKQTARKSTGGKAPRKQLATKAARKSAPATGGVKKPHRYRPGTVALREIRRYQKSTELLIRKLPFQRLVREIAQDFKTDLRFQSSAVMALQEASEAYLVGLFEDTNLCAIHAKRVTIMPKDIQLARRIRGERA